The Streptomyces sp. NBC_00224 genome contains the following window.
CGCTGCCCGCGGGAGTGAAGTGCGCCCGCGACAGCTGCACCGGGCAGGACCCGGAAGTGATGGGGTGCGGCGGCGCGTTCGCCAAGACCGTGTCGTCCGCGAGAATCGGCGCCACGCTGATCCAGGTCCGCTACAGCCAGACCTGCCAGGCCGCCTGGGCCCGCATCCAGCAGGCCGCGCCCGGCGACAAGGTGCAGATCAGCGCGGGTACCACGGCGGGCGGGTCCGGGACGGTGGACGCGGACAAGGAGGCGTACACCAAGATGCTCGCGGTCGACGGCCCGACGTCGGCGAAGGCGTGCGCGACCCTCGTCTCCGGCAAGAAGGGCTGCACGGTACGGCAGTGAGCCGCCCGGAGGACGGGGTGAGGCGTCCCACAGGGGGGTGGGGGTTCGAGGTGGTCGGGGTCGGATAGCCTGACCGCTGGATGTCTCTTCACGTCAAGATTCAGTTCGGTCTCCCGCCCCGGGGGCCGGGGAGCACCGAGCCGGACCTTGACGTGAAGAGATAGCCGGAACTAGGGGCAACCCCCCACCACCTGCTGTTCTAAACGGAGATCGCCATGACCCGCACTCCCGTGAATGTCACCGTCACCGGCGCGGCCGGACAGATCGGCTACGCGCTGCTCTTCCGTATCGCCTCCGGTCACCTGCTCGGCGCGGACGTGCCGGTCAACCTCCGTCTCCTGGAGATCCCGCAGGGCCTGAAGGCCGCCGAGGGCACCGCCATGGAGCTCGACGACTGCGCCTTCCCGCTGCTGCGCGGCATCGAGATCACCGACGACCCGAACGTCGCGTTCGACGGCGCCAACGTGGCGCTGCTCGTCGGCGCCCGTCCGCGGACGAAGGGCATGGAGCGCGGCGACCTGCTCTCCGCCAACGGCGGCATCTTCAAGCCGCAGGGCAAGGCCATCAACGACAACGCCGCGGACGACATCAAGGTCCTCGTCGTCGGCAACCCGGCCAACACCAACGCCCTCATCGCGCAGGCGGCGGCCCCGGACGTGCCGGCCGAGCGCTTCACCGCGATGACCCGTCTGGACCACAACCGGGCGATCTCGCAGCTCGCGAAGAAGACCGGCGCGGCCGTCTCGGACATCAAGCGCCTGACGATCTGGGGCAACCACTCGGCCACCCAGTACCCGGACGTCTTCCACGCCGAGGTCGCCGGCAAGAACGCCGCCGAGCTCATCGGC
Protein-coding sequences here:
- a CDS encoding malate dehydrogenase; translated protein: MTRTPVNVTVTGAAGQIGYALLFRIASGHLLGADVPVNLRLLEIPQGLKAAEGTAMELDDCAFPLLRGIEITDDPNVAFDGANVALLVGARPRTKGMERGDLLSANGGIFKPQGKAINDNAADDIKVLVVGNPANTNALIAQAAAPDVPAERFTAMTRLDHNRAISQLAKKTGAAVSDIKRLTIWGNHSATQYPDVFHAEVAGKNAAELIGDEKWLADTFIPTVAKRGAAIIEARGASSAASAANAAIDHVYTWVNGTAEGDWTSMGIPSDGSYGVPEGLISSFPVTVKDGKYEIVQGLEINDFSRARIDASVQELKEERDAVRELGLI